CATCACCAGAGTTATCTCTCAGCAGGTGGGCGGGGAGAGAGGTCAGCCTCAGCATGGAGTCTAGCTGTGGCCTGGCTCCAGAAGGGGAGGGCACATTGCCAACAGGTGCGGTGGGCCTACAGGTTTGTGGGATACCCTGGTGAGCATGGCAGGCTGCTTGGCATGTGGAGCGAGGACGTGAGTATTCTTAGAGAGCCAGCTCTTGAGGGACTGTGGGGGACATCACACCCTCAGGTCTGGTAGGGCAGGATCTGCCTCTGGGGCCTCCAAGGAGTAGGGGGCCAGCCCCTAAGCCCTGAGTAAGGTGCTGTGTGTCTGCCAATCACAGTGAGCCTGGAGGCTGCCTTCTCGAGCTTGCTCAACAGCTCTTCATCATCACAGTGGGCAAACAGCTGGTCAGCAACGTGCAGGAGTTCGTTGTGCTGTGAGTGCAGGGGACGATCTGGGGGTTGGGCCTAGTCAGGCTGGGTCAGGGGACCTTTATGAGAGCAGAGCAGAAACCGCCCCCCCATGGGGGTCAGGACCCCGGAACATAAGTCCTAGTTCTGACTCCTGTAAACTCTGGCTTTGcttctctctaagcctcagtttgctcacctgtacaatggggacaataatacctCTCCAAGAGAGTTGAGTGGATTAAATGATATGCTGAACAGGAAAGAGGAGGGCTTTCTATTAGCATTTTAGATCGGGGGAAGGGCTTTCAGAGACAGAGAATGGCCAtgtaggaagcacagagattaaGAGCCCTCGACTCTGGAGTCTAACAAACAGGACCTGAGCTCTGGTTGCACCATTTACAACTTGGGGAGCCTTGGGCCAGGTCTCTGagactccatttcctcatctgtaaagtgtgaATAATCGTGGTGCCTATCTTTAAGGGAGTGGGAGGATAGAAATGGCGTTGTCTGGTCCCAGGAAGCTGAAGACCTGGAGGCAGAAGAGACACCTGGCCGGGCTGCAGGACACCCAGATCAGGCAGGAGCAGCGGCGCTGGGAGGAGGATTATGAGCTCATTGAGTTCAAGGGCCAGTTTGATGAATACTTGGGGATGGGTGAGCAGTGGCCCAGCAGGGTTTCTGGGGGCCTGGCCCAGCAGCGGAGGTGACCCCAGGCCTGACACTCTCCAACTCCAGCGCTGCAGTCTAGGTTCATCACCGTCTTCGTGGCAGCCTTCCCACCGGCACCCCTGTCTGCTCTGCTCAACAACTGGGTGGAGATCCAACCAGACACCCAGAAGTTCTTTGGGAGTACTGGCGGCTGGTGGCTGAGCGGACCTGGCTGCTCCCGCTTGAAGCCATTGCCTACCTTTCTGTCATCGTGAATGTGAGGAGAGGGGGATAAGGAGGGAAATACAGGGTCAGAGGGGGAAATGAAGATCAGAGACTGGGAGGAGGCTCGGGAATAGGGAAATGGGGGCTGAGGCTGGAAATCAGGGTGAGAGATTGAGAAATAGGGGCAGAAGGCTAGGATCCTCGGGCACAGGCTCCTGCCTGCGGGAGTGGGGCTGGACCTGGGCGGGGATGAGTTAGGAGACTGGGCCCTGAAAGGCGGGACGACCTTCCTGTGAAGCCCCCTTGCAGGCTTTCCTCATCGCCCTCACCTCAGACTTCCTGCCACGTCTCCTGTACCAGTAAGAACACCACAGCCAGCTGCGCGGCTACGTCAACTTCATGCTGGCGCCCGCACCCCCTGCTTACCTTGCCTAGGGCAACCACACGCCCTGCAGGTGGGAGAACCACCGGCCGGGGCTGAGCGCGGTGGGGCGGGGCCTGCTTGGGAGGGGCGGGGCCCTGAGTCTGCGGACCCGCTGGGCCTGGCTGGGGGCGGGTTGCTGAATCTGGAGGCGGGGCAGTGAGCTTGTGGGAGGGGTGGGAGCGGGGCCTAACTGGGAGGGCAGGAAGCTGAGTCAAGGGGGCGGGCTAGAGGGCAGAGCTGGCTGAGGGTACTGCTAACCTGGCAGGGCCAGGCTctagggtggggagggtgggagtgccGGTCGCGGAGTCGAGAACCTCGCGGAACCCCGCACCCTCCTCAACCCAGGTACAAGGGCTTTCGCGACGCTCAGAGGAATCGCACCCTCTTCTACTGGAGCTGCTTGCTGGCTGTGCGTCTGGGCTTCATCATCGCCTTCGAGGTAGGCTCAGCCATCTGTGCGTCGGACAGACCCGGGTCCAAGTTCAGGCTGTGCGGCTGACTGGCTGTAAACGGGGTATATTACAGAATaggacctacttcatagggtcGCTATGAAGATTCAGTGGCAAATACTTGCACAGCACAGTGGGTGCTCAGTGAATTAATGTCAcgactactactattattatctcttGGCAACAGCCCTGGAGCTCCTTCCAGCTTTGCTCAAGATCCTTTCTCTAGGTCTGATTCGAACAGGGTCCCTAGTGTTAGGGGGTTCCAATTATACCTCTGTGTCTTTGGGCAAATGACAACCTCTTTATGCTTCGGTTTCTTTACAGGTAAAACAGGGGAAGTAATTTACTCACCTcctagagttgttgtgaggattaactgaatGAATACCCGGAAACCCTCAGAATAGTGCCTTGCACTTAGTAAACGCTCGGCAGATTAAGATTGCTAAAGCAGTCATTCTCTTtggcccctccttctccccagcacGTGGTGTTCTTCCTGGGCCTCATCGCCTGGCTCGTGCCGACGTGCCAGCCGCCCTGGCTACCAAGATAAAGCCCGAGTGCTACCTGGCCAAGCCGGCGCTGGAGGACAACAGGGAGGCGCTACTTGCGGTTAGCGCTGCCCACGAACCCTGGCCCCACCCCCTCTGGCCACGCCCCTCTGCCTGCCCCCAGGCCTATGCTCAGCTTTCTTGCCCCGCCCTCTTGTTTGGCCTTGCCCAGGGGGAGGATTGGCCGCTTGCCCTCAAATGTTCGCCAGGCCTCCCTCTTCATCCAGCTCCGCGCACGCCACGCCCCTTCTTTTACACTGTTTCCACCACTGTCGCTTCTGCTCTGGAGGGCCCTCCTGCTCAGCCTGACCTAGCCTTGCTTTCCGTCCACTGCAGCAAGGGCGCTGTCCCCAGAGCCCAGGACGCAGGGTCGAGTGAGGAGAGACTGCCCTTCCACGACCCTAGTTCCCCCAGGATCCTCCCTCCTTTGGGGTCCAATGCTTCCAGCTAGGGGTCTGGGCAGTACCTTGGCCAGCGGCCCCAAGGTCGGCCCTGGAGTTCGGATGAGAGGGCTAGGGTTCTCTGAAGACCCCTAGTCCTGCATTGCCTCCCTCTTCATGTTTCCAGTATCCTGCTCTATGTGCAACGCTGACAATAAACCTCTCTGCGCTCCAGCGTGCCACCTCTCCATGGACACCTGGTCCCCAACCACTCTGTGCAGTGTCTCCTCATTATGTGACTGTGCTCTGGGGGGCGAAGTGGATATGAAGGAGTGAAGGGACCTGAACTCTCTGAACTGAATGGTCAGCAGTTGGTAAGGGAGAGCTCATTAGGGTCTGGGCGTGGACCTCCTGCCCTGTATGCTCATCAAGGTCTGTAGTatgtcaataataataaaagtgtttATAGTTAGGTCAGCTGAGACACCTCCCAATGGACTTTCACACACGTTTCACCAGATCCTCCCCAAAGCCTGGTGAGGCAGTACTGGGCAGTAGTTAAGGGCACAGATTGGTGGTGGAGTCACAGACCTGGGTCTGAATATTAGTTCTGACttttatttgctgtgtgaccttgggtaagttcaATTTCATCATTTGTAAGATAGGGACTTCATAGAACTGATGAGAGATTTAAATGGGATAATGTACTTAACATGTACAAGTCTCATGTCCTCATCTGGTAAGTAGGAGCAGTAAAAGTATCTGTCTTGTAGGGTTGTGGTGGATATTAAATGATTATTTATGTGAAGTGCTcagaccagtgcctggcacacagtgagtgtACAATAAGAGTTATTAGCAACGTGAGTATTAGTATTTGTATACATCTTCATATTAAGTGTCTGGCAATTACCAATTGCTCAAATAAATGGCATGCGAAGGGGATTCCCTGTGGTCCATTAGGACTCGGGCACTTTCACAGCCAGGGCGGggggttcaatcactggttggggaactaagattccacaagcctcactggtggccaaaaaaaaaaaaaaaaaaaaaaaaaggcatgcgAAGATTGCATACCACTgggatatttgaattttttttaacatctttattagagtataattgctttacaatggtgtgttagtttctgctgtatcacaaagtgaatcatctatatgtatccatatattaccctatcccctccctcttgcgtctccctcccaccctccctatcccacccctctaggtggtcacaaagcacagagctgatctccctgtgctatgtggctgcttcccactagatattttaaatttggtagtgtatatatgtccatgccactctcacttagtcccagcttacccttccccctccccatgtcctcaagtccattctctacatctgcgtctttattcctgacctgcccctaggtttttcagaacctcttttgtttttttttttttttttagattccatatatatgtgttagcatacggtatttatttttctctttctgacttacttcactctgtatgacagactctaagtccatccacctcactacaaataactcaattttgtttctttttatggctgagtaatattccattgtatatatgggccacattttctttatccatttgggaCACTGAACTGGTTTTTTGAGGGCTCATTCAGTGTGGACTAGAGTCTGGGAAGCCTGGTGGAGGAGGCTGTTGGAGATGGTGAGGGTGGGTCATTACAGGGAGCAGGCGAGGATAGATCATTCACGAGGAGCTGTGATGCTGGAAGGATCGCCAGGATGGTGCCAGGTGTGTCACATAACTGGCTTTCACGATTTCCGTCTCCCAACCATAGAGATGAGTGATCCCTTTATAGATGCTGTAGCAGGCTCAGAGAGGATCAACACACTGCAGAGTTCTCAGGATCCCTGAGGAGACCAAGGCTTGGGAGTTTCTCTGCAAAACTCCCAGGATGCTCCCCAGCCCCAAGAAGCCCCCTGAGCACACCTCACATTTGGGAAGCTCCAGAAGAGGGGTGACCTGTCTGTCCCCTGGGAGGAAAAACAGTGCCTCCCCCATCTTTAGGATGTCGGTCTGGGGTCCTTCAGAGCCTCTCCTGGGCATAGGACTCCCATTGTTCCAGCCCCCCTCTTGTACCTCAGACTGGCCAAACCGGTTCTGGGAAAGGGGGGCGGGGAGCAGGCACGTTGAGACAGCCGCCTGCCCGCCCGAGAGAGGTTCCCTCCGCCCttgcctccccttctccctgccccacacAATACCCGAGAGCTTGCATTGCCTGGCTCAGGGGCCATGCTGACATCGCCCCCTGAGGACCCGGCTGCAACCCCAGAGCTCCCAGGGTGTCCTGGAGCCCTGGACCGTGCTGGAGGCTGGACGGAGCTCCCTGGCTGAGGTAGGGCCCCACCTGGCTGCCAGCAACCCCATCCTCCTCCCGCCAGTCTTCCCAAGTGAGTCCTTTGTGCAGACTGCCTGGCCTCTGATCCTGGCTCCCACACACTTAAGGCCTCTTGGGGCTCCACAGCCTGCTTGGCCCGGATTCCCTTTCCAGTCATGACCTCCCACTTGGCCTTGTCCCTTAAGGAGAAGAGGGGCCCTGGCAGGGCCCTACTCCTCGGGCAGCAGGGCAGGGGGCAcccgggagggggaaggaaaaTTCTGGGCACAGGAGGTCAGAGATGCTTTCTCCGGACCATAGTAGTGTCCAGGGACCTTCCCTGCCAGCCTTGCCAAGTGGGCCCACTGTCCATGTGATTAGCAGTGCCCACTGGATGGGACCCTTTCTGGCCCTGCCCATCCTTCTCAGCCTGCAGAGATACTCATGATGACCAAAGTTTCCTAGATGGTGTGGCTGCGAGGGGCCCTAGGGGCTGCTCTACAGATAGGCACactcaggcccaggcccaggctaTGATTTGCCTAAGGCCAGTGTCAACGCAGGGCCTTGAACGTTGGCAGGGGTTTTTCCCTGTGGGTTCCAGAATAACCCTTGCCTAGTGGGCACTAGAGTATCCTGTGACAATGTCTTGGACAGGTAATGTCCCTCTGTTACCTGGGGCCGGTCTCTtcctgaggttttttttcttttttcttttttttctagcagAGATAAGCTGTAAACACTATGAACATAGTTCTGCCCCTCTTTGGTCCCCAGCATTGAGGCTGAGTGGACCACATCCATGGAAGGCCACAGGGCTGGCATCCTGGCTACATGGGTCATTCTCATTGTCCCTTGGCCTGGATGGAGGTGGAGGCTGACCCACTCCTGACTTCCGCCCTAGGGACCTGCCTCCAGCCTTGTGTCCCCTGAGGAAGCCTTACATGCCCCCTCCATTTACCCTGCCTTCTCCTCTGAGGCTTTAATAGGGGGTGCTccttggaattccctggcgatccagtggttaggactctgtgcttccacggcagggggcacaggttcgatccctggtcagggaactaagatctcgcatgctgcgtgtcatggccaaaaaaagaaattttttttttaaattgggggtgCTCCTGCCCCAAGGGTTCCATGTTTTGCTCATTTATCCCTGCAACTGACAAGGGCAGGGGGTTCCTCCCTGCCCTCTAG
This genomic stretch from Kogia breviceps isolate mKogBre1 chromosome 1, mKogBre1 haplotype 1, whole genome shotgun sequence harbors:
- the LOC131740992 gene encoding LOW QUALITY PROTEIN: anoctamin-7-like (The sequence of the model RefSeq protein was modified relative to this genomic sequence to represent the inferred CDS: inserted 1 base in 1 codon; substituted 1 base at 1 genomic stop codon) encodes the protein MAKLGYLFDHLGTVFFSIFMSFWAMAFLEHWKHKSTTLAHHWDCSDFQEEEECPHPEFVALAPQMAQNPVTGLKEPYFPPCAHLPRLLTSSAAILIMLCVAMIFLVSVVTYCGIISIAMFHTATSVLMTQAGNVASISSTVPYLVLILLLGQVYTSLAEQLTRWDDEPGGCLLELAQQLFIITVGKQLVSNVQEFVVLKLKTWRQKRHLAGLQDTQIRQEQRRWEEDYELIEFKGQFDEYLGMALQSRFITVFVAAFPPAPLSALLNNWVEIQPDTQKFFGSTXRLVAERTWLLPLEAIAYLSVIVNAFLIALTSDFLPRLLYQXEHHSQLRGYVNFMLAPVGEPPAGAERGGAGPAWEGRGPESADPLGLAGGGLLNLEAGQYKGFRDAQRNRTLFYWSCLLAVRLGFIIAFEVGSAISRGVLPGPHRLARADVPAALATKIKPECYLAKPALEDNREALLASSQGVLEPWTVLEAGRSSLAEVGPHLAASNPILLPPVFPRTCLQPCVP